From one Babesia bovis T2Bo chromosome 3, whole genome shotgun sequence genomic stretch:
- a CDS encoding putative integral membrane protein, with translation MRLRLPRSVKEQGDSDNGDETTHNRISQNILKPILFCLGHCVNTFVYFLYYYITYDIFCRTVEYLATWHILKLHILQRMMLEGLLIVCISYSWSRYLTQGFDGDAFSHVLYWHYRLINKREMVSRFIGALFGGVCCGMLLAVVSRYYHSSTIPSHVNINATLRDCADCLTFAEIITLPFVHIYTYINRVWLYVTGSSIPKVSDISFKLSPHSLFLLENFIFEFLGCLAIYLVLTVTLVLDRFGNGCALYAVFKRMTSFSLNSYLLNIDSWVSLDAAVTIRRYFVERDLSMLLVRLLANFMAVTAAATAFNPMSRLRHCDFVDMYVNVSRSKKQSMLPKNGTCAQIDTKNVVDSDIKFSVFPQSILGTVFTRLTKGVSKVKKH, from the coding sequence ATGAGACTGCGTCTACCTCGCTCTGTGAAGGAGCAAGGTGATAGTGATAATGGTGATGAAACGACACATAATCGTATATCGCAGAATATTCTGAAGCCTATACTGTTTTGTTTAGGCCACTGTGTGAACACTTTTGTTTATTTcttgtactactatattACTTACGATATATTCTGTCGTACTGTGGAGTACCTTGCAACATGGCACATATTGAAACTTCACATTTTACAGCGTATGATGCTGGAGGGATTATTAATTGTTTGTATATCCTACTCATGGTCTCGTTATTTAACGCAGGGCTTTGATGGTGATGCTTTCAGTCATGTCTTATATTGGCATTACCGTTTGATAAACAAAAGGGAGATGGTATCGCGTTTTATTGGAGCACTATTTGGAGGCGTATGCTGTGGTATGTTACTGGCAGTGGTCAGTAGGTACTATCATAGTTCAACTATACCAAGCCATGTAAATATCAATGCTACACTCCGTGATTGTGCGGATTGCCTAACCTTTGCTGAGATTATAACGCTGCCGTTtgttcatatatacacgTACATAAATCGGGTATGGCTTTATGTAACTGGGTCTAGTATTCCTAAAGTAAGTGACATAAGTTTCAAGTTGTCACCTCATAGTCTGTTTCTGTTGGAGAACTTTATATTTGAGTTCCTAGGCTGTTTGGCTATTTACTTAGTGCTTACAGTAACGTTGGTACTGGACCGATTTGGCAATGGTTGTGCGTTGTACGCTGTGTTTAAAAGGATGACTTCGTTTTCCCTTAACAGTTATTTGCTTAATATAGACAGCTGGGTATCCCTAGACGCTGCTGTTACTATACGCCGTTACTTTGTCGAGCGTGACTTGTCTATGTTGCTCGTGAGGTTACTTGCTAATTTCATGGCAGTTACAGCTGCTGCGACGGCTTTTAATCCAATGAGTCGATTGCGTCATTGTGATTTTGTGGACATGTACGTCAACGTGAGTCGATCGAAGAAGCAATCAATGTTACCGAAAAATGGTACATGTGCACAGATCGACACTAAAAATGTAGTTGACAGTGATATCAAGTTTAGTGTATTTCCCCAAAGTATTTTGGGCACTGTATTCACTCGTCTGACCAAAGGCGTCAGTAAGGTTAAGAAACATTAA
- a CDS encoding RNA recognition motif domain containing protein, which translates to MTTNQSEVYVCPLSPNVTTDHLREIMGNFGEIYSVDLESISGCPDRQIGKVQFNDSESARSALTHMDRGEIDGLRIRVTFEKPEGDDLQRLIK; encoded by the exons ATGACTACTAATCAGTCAGAGGTTTACGTATGCCCATTATCGCCAAACGTCACCACCGACCATCTGCGCGAGATAATGGGCAACTTCGGGGAGATATACTCTGTTGATTTGGAATCAATATCG GGTTGCCCTGATAGACAAATTGGCAAAGTCCAATTCAACGATTCGGAATCTGCCCGCAGTGCTTTGACACATATGGATAGg GGTGAGATAGACGGACTCAGGATACGTGTAACATTCGAAAAACCTGAAGGTGACGATCTACAAAGGTTGATAAAGTAG
- a CDS encoding putative integral membrane protein yields the protein MKQELLQRIWKLEKLEGFNGFGTLVNSAIPAAVRWIAILAIVTLLDIIGVFRSFPALDAGLQIFIHVFMRMKQVRRLNLLRSNCVYLVLAVYKLFSKVRTNTI from the exons ATGAAACAAGAACTGCTTCAGCGTATATGGAAACTTGAGAAACTAGAGGGGTTTAATGGATTTGGGACCCTGGTGAATTCCGCCATCCCGGCGGCTGTTAGATGGATTGCCATCTTGGCAATTGTGACGTTATTGGACATTATCGGCGTATTCAGGTCCTTTCCTGCATTGGATGCAGGATTACAGATATTTATACATGTCTTCATGCGCATGAAACAAGTAAGAAG GCTAAACCTGCTCAGAAGCAACTGTGTTTACTTGGTTTTGGCGGTTTATAAGCTTTTCTCAAAAGTGCGAACCAACACGATATAG
- a CDS encoding YEATS transcription stimulatory family protein produces the protein MVNKNIKRINVKVGKQIAIGTYAFPLTPLEKKRYGSMTHRWSCILRSPTNENMTHYIKKVQFDLDPSFNNPKRVVTSMPYEVTEVGWGEFYIVVKIFFVDDSIEPIKLQHFLVLNASENSTAPSTVAINETFDEIVFNEPSSWFYKQLMYSTTDILPPHKYQEHFCDHAAKEKEAICRYICCQSYFQNETYRLLAEASEISRQIQYLQERAQGNKNPAIPSMDDTGGNKTPINVKGAQCVTPTNKFGTGQISADHSEATSAEPLHERSPRQSPRKQAPEHGMLLSAGAALTANGSIDGNMDDKSDDKEFVDCVESM, from the exons ATGGTAAACAAAAACATAAAACGGATAAACGTGAAGGTTGGAAAGCAAATTGCTATCGGCACTTATGCATTTCCACTTACTCCACTG GAGAAGAAGCGTTATGGCTCTATGACCCATCGTTGGTCGTGCATACTTCGATCGCCAACGAATGAAAACATGACCCATTACATCAAGAAAGTCCAATTTGATCTGGATCCCTCCTTCAATAACCCAAAGCGTG TGGTTACATCAATGCCATATGAAGTAACAGAAGTTGGTTGGGGAGAGTTTTACATCGTAGTTAAGATCTTTTTCGTTGATGACTCGATAGAGCCGATTAAACTTCAACATTTTCTAGTG TTGAATGCTTCGGAGAACTCAACTGCTCCTTCAACAGTTGCAATTAATGAGACTTTTGACGAAATTGTATTTAACGAGCCTTCGTCATGGTTCTATAAACAGTTGATGTATAGCACAACAGATATATTGCCACCGCACAAATACCAGGAGCATT TTTGCGACCATGCTGCGAAGGAAAAAGAAGCAATTTGcagatatatatgctgtCAATCCTACTTCCAAAATGAAACTTATCGGTTATTGGCTGAAGCATCAGAGATTTCACGCCAG ATACAATACCTTCAAGAGAGGGCACAAGGAAATAAGAATCCTGCAATTCCATCTATGGATGATACCGGTGGCAaca AAACGCCGATCAACGTTAAAGGTGCTCAATGCGTTACACCTACAAACAAGTTTGGCACTGGTCAAATAAGTGCTGATCATTCAGAAGCTACATCTGCTGAACCTCTACATGAGAGATCACCACGGCAGTCACCTAGAAAGCAAGCTCCTGAACATGGGATGCTATTGAGTGCCGGCGCAGCATTAACGGCCAATGGTTCCATCGATGGCAATATGGACGATAAGAGTGACGATAAGGAGTTTGTCGACTGCGTAGAATCTATGTAA
- a CDS encoding Mitochondrial ribosomal subunit family protein encodes MYCALRNCCVLRNIAFGASDTLSATTSQWYFLSQRMGKKKRRKVEKIPKSAEQKECATSMDIIRLHDRVGVPETPQSIAQTIRKNVRSVQQGVITRKHYARMLQYRTARAMGLTHDNPRSTAPGAFVTPLTRLQHEATLPTTFGQARHNFPHVLRYRVNWLAQASPANLPQPTKVTLSFNFNDLGISDEQIRKLKEILGRDNYDESSNIAILQADIFDNLVHNAHYLGDITERLMKEVKRHE; translated from the exons ATGTACTGTGCTTTACGTAATTGTTGCGTGCTACGCAACATTGCATTCGGTGCTTCAGACACCCTGTCTGCAACCACTTCACAGTGGTACTTCCTATCGCAACGAATGGGTAAGAAGAAACGCCGGAAGGTCGAGAAGATCCCTAAGAGCGCCGAGCAAAAGGAGTGTGCCACAAG TATGGATATAATTCGGCTTCACGATCGAGTTGGTGTTCCGGAGACCCCGCAATCCATCGCACAAACCATTCGTAAGAACGTGCGCAGTGTACAGCAAGGTGTAATTACGCGGAAGCACTATGCACGTATGCTACAGTATCGG ACAGCTCGTGCTATGGGTCTAACACACGATAATCCAAGATCCACAGCTCCTGGCGCGTTTGTAACACCGCTAACTCGGCTTCAGCACGAAGCTACGTTGCCTACTACATTTG GCCAGGCTAGACACAACTTTCCACATGTTTTACGCTATAGGGTCAACTGGTTAGCACAAGCTTCACCAGCTAATTTGCCGCAACCTACTAAGGTCACCCTTTCATTCAACTTTAATGACTTGGGTATCTCTGATGA GCAAATACGCAAGCTAAAGGAGATCCTGGGTCGTGATAACTACGATGAATCTAGCAATATAGCTATTCTACAGGCCGATATATTCGATAATCTCGTCCACAATGCCCATTATCTAG GCGACATTACCGAGCGACTAATGAAAGAGGTTAAACGGCATGAGTGA
- a CDS encoding DEAD/DEAH box helicase family protein, translated as MAANDEGKYTFSALGISGSLQEGLKKNGVIAPSRHQYNAIKAILDRQDLILQSKSGTGKTLSFCIAVLHLVYQDDSSTNPDNDDSCVSETLESTSVRCLSPKHSSLDIEQNDLENMDISSVDEMEADITSATEINPLGQHTKNISIHDGISFGQVVVIVPTRELAAQICKTLTQILDGSTLIRLHLIVGGARLDEGIADLINSAPQIIVATPGRLITTMSRGIKCTETQQRHTIMRYMNTQTLVLDEADMLLDEHFIGQIKTICTNMVNPFVQIIATSATFIKAQFKLYEDMIMKQDEDFLNRVASYFSMDTYGKIESLKKAFGIHVTRKIYRLLNGHIETPNSGDGIIDDPVSKFPEELNQADNIKYTSLLKRVILPKRNIVKMIVSASHVSRMEVSKNVVCFTENDCIPDYKGLRTAIEQKESLVEQSDTPVLKNVQFFYVEVFEAPNIVKQIALKLRVVVKLLEDPRYIKTIIFCNQSHTRMLTANVLERLGISCSLCSSRQPVNSRKVIIDEFIKSGTSVMIAADVISRGINIDNVDLVVNMDVPESKEAFLHRSGRTGRYGGYGHCVSICTKPEMETLAYLEYALNFKCKQMTDVGITEYVGARSRRTTDESDSETPECSYENDSKAADVNNDCDHSSIISSCAQKTNVVTRNKSQTFLGSSQQGFNEAIRSPIISSIHSCLFPGLKECILPAYAVLLEHDLYLEGVAPIGIISPECGTVDPPGSENTFRVKFVELRMSKVTLHLSLDFYDAIVDCDQEEETYGKLHHILAVQDGGGGISILDPIHHIFKPICGTLLISVVSTKDTLIQLSELMSMVNVDVLLHHHNDMSELAVPFVEIYDDLMYYPPKLECKSELSLLVDLFRNMFQSERDEDALAHVDVVVNYFIQHVTAGTPSPVILAYQLVSQKLYAMGIGLMDTSISSGVSYSRRTRNIHGSSERNNTTEKSI; from the coding sequence ATGGCGGCTAATGATGAAGGGAAGTATACCTTCTCGGCACTAGGAATAAGTGGTTCTCTACAGGAGGGGCTAAAGAAAAATGGTGTGATAGCTCCATCTCGCCATCAATACAATGCAatcaaagccatacttgaTAGACAGGATCTCATTTTGCAGTCGAAATCAGGAACAGGTAAAACTCTAAGTTTTTGCATTGCAGTTCTGCATTTAGTTTATCAGGATGATTCAAGCACAAACCCTGATAACGATGATTCCTGTGTATCGGAGACATTGGAATCCACATCAGTAAGATGTCTATCACCGAAACATTCATCTTTGGATATAGAGCAAAACGACCTAGAgaatatggatatatcatcaGTTGATGAAATGGAAGCTGATATTACTTCTGCCACTGAAATTAACCCCCTGGGTCAACATACAAAAAACATTTCGATCCATGATGGAATATCATTTGGACAAGTTGTCGTAATAGTGCCAACCAGAGAATTGGCCGCCCAAATATGCAAGACTCTAACCCAGATTCTAGACGGTTCAACTCTCATACGGTTACACTTAATTGTAGGCGGTGCGAGATTAGATGAAGGTATAGCTGACCTCATTAACAGCGCTCCCCAAATTATAGTTGCCACCCCCGGTAGATTGATAACAACAATGAGCAGGGGAATAAAGTGCACTGAAACTCAACAAAGACATACCATAATGAGATACATGAACACACAGACACTAGTACTAGATGAAGCGGATATGTTACTGGATGAGCATTTCATTGGCCAGATTAAAACAATATGCACTAATATGGTGAATCCCTTTGTCCAGATTATCGCTACGTCGGCAACATTTATCAAGGCCCAATTCAAGCTTTACGAAGATATGATAATGAAGCAAGATGAGGATTTCTTGAATCGTGTAGCGTCTTATTTCTCGATGGATACTTATGGAAAGATAGAGTCACTGAAGAAGGCATTTGGAATCCACGTTACACGCAAAATATACAGGTTGCTCAATGGCCACATAGAAACCCCGAATAGCGGGGATGGTATCATCGATGACCCTGTATCTAAATTTCCAGAAGAATTGAATCAAGCAGACAACATTAAATATACGTCGCTACTAAAAAGGGTTATACTGCCCAAAAGAAATATTGTCAAGATGATCGTATCGGCAAGTCATGTCAGTCGTATGGAAGTATCGAAGAATGTCGTATGTTTCACAGAGAATGACTGCATACCTGATTATAAGGGTCTGAGAACTGCTATTGAACAGAAAGAATCACTAGTTGAGCAGTCTGATACGCCAGTGCTAAAAAATGTCCAGTTTTTCTATGTAGAGGTCTTTGAAGCACCTAATATAGTAAAGCAGATTGCGCTAAAGTTACGCGTGGTGGTTAAACTTTTGGAAGACCCGCGATACATCAAGACTATAATATTTTGCAACCAAAGCCATACACGTATGCTGACTGCTAATGTCCTGGAGAGGCTTGGGATATCCTGTAGCCTATGTAGCTCGAGACAGCCTGTTAATTCCCGGAAAGTCATCATTGATGAGTTCATTAAATCAGGAACCAGTGTCATGATAGCAGCCGATGTGATAAGCCGCGGGataaatatagataatgtAGACCTTGTGGTAAACATGGATGTACCAGAATCCAAAGAGGCCTTCCTTCATAGGTCCGGACGTACAGGAAGGTATGGAGGGTATGGTCATTGTGTATCTATATGCACAAAACCTGAGATGGAAACTTTGGCCTATCTAGAGTATGCTCTTAACTTTAAATGTAAACAGATGACGGACGTTGGCATTACGGAATACGTAGGTGCAAGATCCAGGCGTACAACCGATGAGTCAGATAGTGAAACTCCTGAATGCAGTTACGAAAACGACAGTAAAGCGGCTGATGTAAATAACGATTGTGACCACAGCTCCATAATATCGAGCTGTGCGCAAAAAACTAATGTAGTAACACGAAACAAATCGCAAACATTTCTAGGTTCATCGCAACAGGGATTCAATGAAGCTATAAGGTCCCCAATTATATCATCTATACACAGTTGTTTATTTCCAGGATTGAAAGAGTGTATTTTACCAGCTTATGCAGTTCTGTTGGAGCACGATCTTTATCTGGAAGGAGTGGCTCCTATTGGTATCATAAGTCCTGAATGTGGGACGGTTGATCCACCTGGGTCTGAAAACACTTTCCGCGTAAAGTTCGTGGAGTTACGAATGTCCAAAGTGACGCTTCATTTGTCATTGGATTTTTATGATGCAATTGTTGATTGTGATCAAGAAGAGGAGACCTATGGAAAGCTTCACCACATATTGGCTGTTCAGGatggtggtggtggcaTATCAATTTTGGATCCTATTCACCACATATTCAAACCTATTTGCGGAACCTTGTTGATAAGCGTAGTTAGTACCAAAGATACTCTGATCCAACTCAGTGAGTTGATGTCCATGGTGAACGTCGACGTTCTGCTTCACCACCACAACGATATGTCGGAGCTTGCTGTACCCTTTGTTGAAATTTACGATGACCTAATGTATTACCCGCCAAAACTGGAATGCAAAAGTGAACTGTCCTTGCTTGTTGACCTCTTTCGCAACATGTTCCAGAGTGAGCGTGATGAAGATGCTCTGGCCCATGTTGATGTCGTGGTCAACTACTTTATACAGCATGTTACCGCCGGTACGCCAAGTCCCGTTATATTGGCATATCAGCTAGTATCACAGAAGCTGTATGCCATGGGGATTGGCCTTATGGATACTAGCATATCTAGTGGAGTGTCCTACAGCCGTCGTACTAGAAACATACATGGGAGTAGCGAGCGAAATAACACTACAGAGAAATCTATTTGA
- a CDS encoding ribosome biogenesis GTP-binding family protein — protein MRRLVSIYIILTYTLWITSVWSFTKVNVEHNDIVLNNYKLMASPKITYKGPGRKVADRIKEQFSVSSDFEVRQVRKALKRYKRTEERRLIKKRRNIVSSERNADGAVKKSRSTLKDRSFKVVSKYTVKENEFTHFLRPLEKYTGKNPLGKATIKPVRMGIPLDTAASLYEGASPVVPTKSSPSQISTLEFIGSYIHTAILPSLALPEICLVGRSNVGKSSFINTMMTYMKTRKKSCDMAFVSKTPGYTKCINIFKAVDTKGRDVLSIADLPGYGFVKIKNRETVHAMNSALRAYLQRRNELKFIIFLIDGSLQPQSSDMEVHEMLKSMGIPFIIVCTKMDKVAQTQIPGQILLFRQVYKIESPLPIAYSKYGGADLGGIWGAIFDACRDKFDLANLSIADSYKSVKGADFEQYIKRQSMVSTKDLKELIYKNFELLPDSLKSANIDSMSKDELLDVLRVAAERSDFIRSKPIDLLEYKKKQTNR, from the coding sequence atgagGCGGCTGGTTAgcatatacattattttaaCCTATACGCTTTGGATAACTTCGGTATGGTCGTTCACTAAGGTGAATGTTGAACATAATGACATAGTACTCAATAATTATAAACTTATGGCATCTCCCAAAATCACGTACAAAGGACCCGGAAGAAAAGTAGCAGATCGTATAAAGGAGCAGTTCTCAGTTAGTAGTGATTTTGAAGTCAGACAGGTGCGTAAAGCTCTGAAACGATACAAAAGAACGGAGGAAAGGCGCCTGATTAAAAAAAGGAGAAATATTGTTAGCTCTGAGCGAAATGCTGACGGGGCAGTGAAAAAATCACGTTCAACCCTTAAGGACCGTTCTTTTAAAGTTGTCTCAAAATACACCGTCAAGGAAAATGAATTCACTCATTTCCTTAGGCCACTGGAAAAATATACGGGGAAGAATCCACTAGGCAAAGCAACGATTAAACCTGTAAGAATGGGTATTCCTCTTGATACTGCAGCTAGTCTATACGAAGGGGCCTCACCAGTCGTACCCACTAAATCATCGCCATCGCAAATATCCACATTAGAGTTCATAGGAAGTTATATTCACACAGCAATATTACCATCCTTAGCGTTGCCGGAAATATGTCTTGTTGGGAGAAGCAATGTAGGGAAATCATCGTTTATCAACACCATGATGACCTACATGAAGACACGGAAGAAAAGCTGCGATATGGCATTCGTTTCAAAAACTCCGGGGTACACAAAGTGTATCAACATATTCAAAGCAGTTGATACAAAGGGGCGTGACGTACTTTCAATCGCTGATCTCCCAGGATACGGTTTTGTTAAGATAAAAAATCGAGAAACCGTACATGCAATGAATAGTGCACTCAGGGCATATTTGCAAAGACGCAATGAATTAAAGTTCATTATCTTTCTGATTGACGGTAGCCTCCAACCACAGTCTTCTGACATGGAAGTTCACGAAATGCTTAAGTCAATGGGTATACCATTTATCATAGTATGTACCAAAATGGACAAAGTAGCACAAACGCAAATTCCTGGCCAAATACTACTCTTTCGACAGGTGTACAAGATTGAAAGTCCATTACCCATTGCTTACTCAAAATACGGTGGAGCTGATTTAGGCGGTATCTGGGGAGCTATTTTCGATGCCTGTAGAGACAAATTCGATCTTGCCAATCTGTCAATTGCTGATTCCTATAAAAGTGTTAAAGGCGCTGATTTCGAACAGTATATCAAACGACAAAGCATGGTATCGACGAAAGATTTGAAAGAACTTATTTACAAGAATTTCGAATTGCTCCCAGACAGCTTGAAGAGTGCGAACATTGATAGTATGTCCAAAGATGAATTGCTTGATGTACTCCGTGTAGCAGCTGAAAGATCAGATTTTATTCGTTCGAAGCCTATTGATTTGTTGGAATACAAGAAAAAACAAACTAACAGGTGA
- a CDS encoding V-type ATPase 116kDa subunit family protein, translating to MGIFRSVTMSHGTLVIPQERARDCIDLLCRNTNIQFVDMNERRLDRPYKKYIQRILNMERMIRVLTEEVTSLPGTMIVKDRIDDFLRYDKVYRLDQVEESLVKLYEQFEKFKQNDLMLKTELEEVMNEYSVMLVALKQLNASKKQGFLPTDTRVQKSSGMDESAESNAQLLSESDENGEVLDTEMVNISPSPESDSSGSTLAFSNIAGVISAEDKDAFSRAIFRAMRGNVYTFFQDSQVIKEAILSRGLITEEEASIRGNEEKIVFVIYCQSASGSSTFQKLQKLCNGFQAKTFAWSKSHSHINQRLQELEEIIRDRQKALNAFKRYFREEIACLLECPRPDGNSVIEEWSLFCRKEKYIYYILNHFEGSDITLRADCWFPEEEEETIRTCLQAEKSEGRVSALLLIDHQFKERRYFDDPATMPPTYNKNDVFTSAFQGVVDTYGVPRYKEMNPTPFTIVTFPFLFGIMFGDIGHGMCVILAGLFLIIRYPQLRKKYNDEMALMILNGRYMILLMGIFATYTGFIYNDFLSLPNNFFGSCWVRERAALAHGAAAAGEVTETLVKSTESFPVSFGLDVAWIHAVNEQPMLHSFKMKLSIIVGFLQMMMGILLKGMNAIYFRQPLDFFFEFIPQLVLMCCFVGYITFLIFYKWLTPVTADYPKPSIIITLIDMCLFKELAEHDVMYPGQRHVQKVLVSMMMLCIPLMLLPKPLYMWYQQRRRIVIGDDHPKDHEMVYRGYDDVENNVSEIANAEIIDREENAVETSPFKRVATDSTRYEGEFAVTIHNDGTISEDHSGGHSMTDIFIHQLIETIEFSLGIISNTASYLRLWALSLSHQQLSAVFFNQTVLRTLSGESGVVGTTISLFFTSTLFAVITAAVMLGMDTLECYLHAMRLQWVEFQNKFYKADGKPFKPFNVKVLLENPETEQ from the coding sequence ATGGGTATATTCAGATCGGTAACCATGTCCCACGGGACTTTGGTCATTCCGCAAGAGAGGGCCAGGGATTGCATTGACCTGCTTTGCCGTAATACCAACATCCAGTTTGTCGACATGAACGAACGAAGACTGGACAGGCCATAcaagaaatatatacagcGTATCCTTAATATGGAGCGCATGATAAGAGTATTGACTGAAGAGGTTACCTCGTTGCCTGGTACCATGATTGTCAAAGATAGGATTGACGATTTTCTACGTTATGACAAGGTCTACCGACTGGATCAGGTGGAAGAGTCACTAGTAAAACTTTATGAACAGTTTGAAAAGTTCAAGCAAAATGATCTCATGCTGAAAACGGAACTAGAGGAAGTCATGAACGAATACAGTGTGATGCTAGTGGCATTGAAGCAGCTCAATGCTAGCAAAAAGCAGGGATTCCTACCAACGGACACGCGTGTACAAAAGTCATCAGGTATGGATGAATCGGCAGAATCTAACGCTCAATTGTTGTCAGAGAGCGACGAAAACGGCGAAGTTCTGGACACTGAAATGGTTAACATTAGCCCTAGCCCTGAGAGTGACTCCAGCGGCTCGACACTGGCATTTTCTAACATAGCGGGTGTCATAAGCGCTGAGGACAAGGACGCATTTTCAAGAGCTATTTTCCGTGCTATGAGAGGTAACGTGTACACCTTTTTCCAGGACAGTCAAGTAATCAAGGAGGCAATCTTATCACGAGGACTCATCACTGAAGAAGAGGCCTCTATTCGCGGGAACGAGGAAAAGATTGTCTTTGTCATTTATTGCCAATCGGCTAGCGGCAGTTCCACCTTCCAAAAACTCCAAAAGCTTTGCAATGGTTTCCAGGCGAAGACCTTTGCCTGGTCTAAATCACACAGTCACATCAACCAGCGACTACAGGAGTTGGAAGAAATTATACGCGATAGGCAAAAGGCTCTGAACGCCTTCAAAAGGTACTTCAGGGAAGAGATTGCCTGCTTACTGGAATGCCCGAGGCCCGATGGAAACAGCGTGATAGAGGAGTGGTCTCTGTTCTGCCGTAAAGAAAAGTATATCTACTATATCCTCAACCACTTCGAGGGAAGTGATATAACTCTCAGGGCAGACTGTTGGTTTcctgaagaagaagaggaaACCATCAGAACATGCTTACAAGCTGAAAAGTCAGAGGGTCGTGTAAGCGCTTTGTTGTTGATCGATCACCAATTTAAGGAAAGGAGGTACTTCGACGACCCAGCCACTATGCCACCAACTTATAACAAAAATGATGTTTTCACCTCTGCATTCCAAGGCGTCGTGGATACCTATGGTGTCCCTCGTTATAAGGAAATGAACCCTACTCCTTTCACAATCGTTACGTTTCCTTTcctgtttggtataatgTTTGGTGATATTGGACATGGCATGTGTGTTATTTTAGCAGGCTTGTTCTTGATAATCCGCTATCCACAGCTCAGGAAGAAATATAATGACGAAATGGCACTTATGATCTTAAATGGACGTTACATGATATTGTTAATGGGTATATTCGCGACATATACAGGTTTTATTTATAATGACTTCCTTTCGTTACCAAATAACTTCTTCGGTTCATGCTGGGTAAGGGAGCGCGCTGCCTTAGCCCATGGAGCAGCTGCGGCAGGTGAAGTTACTGAAACATTGGTAAAATCTACAGAATCCTTCCCAGTTTCTTTCGGTTTGGATGTTGCGTGGATTCATGCCGTCAATGAACAACCTATGTTGCACTCGTTTAAGATGAAATTATCTATTATCGTTGGTTTTCTGCAGATGATGATGGGTATTTTGCTAAAGGGTATGAATGCTATTTACTTCAGGCAGCCGTTGGACTTTTTCTTCGAGTTCATTCCTCAATTAGTTCTCATGTGCTGTTTTGTTGGTTACATAACATTCCTAATTTTTTACAAGTGGCTTACCCCGGTAACTGCAGATTACCCCAAGCCTTCAATCATTATTACTCTGATTGACATGTGTCTGTTTAAGGAGTTGGCGGAACACGATGTTATGTACCCCGGTCAGCGTCATGTTCAGAAGGTCCTTGTTTCCATGATGATGCTTTGCATTCCTTTGATGCTTTTACCTAAGCCGTTGTATATGTGGTACCAACAGAGGAGAAGGATCGTTATTGGTGATGACCATCCTAAGGATCACGAAATGGTTTATCGTGGCTATGACGATGTGGAGAACAATGTCTCAGAAATTGCTAACGCTGAAATTATTGACAGGGAAGAAAATGCCGTAGAAACGTCTCCCTTTAAACGTGTAGCTACAGACAGTACTCGTTATGAAGGAGAGTTTGCGGTAACTATTCACAATGATGGTACCATATCGGAGGATCACAGTGGTGGTCACAGCATGACAGATATATTCATTCACCAGCTCATTGAGACTATTGAGTTCAGTTTGGGTATAATTAGTAACACTGCCTCTTATCTCCGTTTATGGGCGTTATCGTTGTCTCACCAACAGCTATCTGCTGTGTTCTTTAACCAAACGGTTTTACGTACACTAAGCGGTGAATCTGGCGTCGTTGGTACTACTATCTCACTATTTTTCACTTCAACGCTCTTTGCTGTCATCACTGCTGCTGTAATGTTGGGTATGGACACTCTCGAGTGCTACCTTCATGCTATGAGGTTGCAGTGGGTTGAATTCCAAAACAAGTTTTACAAGGCTGATGGCAAACCTTTCAAACCCTTTAATGTCAAGGTTCTGCTTGAAAATCCGGAAACAGAACAATGA